A genomic stretch from Theobroma cacao cultivar B97-61/B2 chromosome 4, Criollo_cocoa_genome_V2, whole genome shotgun sequence includes:
- the LOC18602869 gene encoding guanylate kinase 3, chloroplastic has protein sequence MFRRLCTSLFHPKPFSLLPLPKKPSFSTPQTLPKGLFFTSTIRMANTQKFHSIPSLDKASKPELLRALEFSLGSSFSSDSICPTPNPLIIVISGPSGVGKDAVIKRLREVRENLHFVVTATSRGMRPGEVNGKDYYFVSKEEFLSMVEKDELLEYALVYGDYKGIPKKQIREFMAKGCDIVLRVDIQGAETLRKILGDSGVFIFLVAESELALVERLIERKTESKEELLVRIATAREEVKYVNRFDYVVVNAQGKLEEAVNLVGSIIDAERAKVCQRSPFI, from the coding sequence ATGTTTCGTAGACTCTGTACATCTCTCTTTCACCCCAAACCCTTTTCCCTTCTTCCCCTCCCCAAAAAACCCTCCTTTTCAACTCCCCAAACTCTTCCCAAAGGACTCTTTTTCACTTCAACCATCAGAATGGCTAATACCCAAAAGTTCCATTCCATTCCTTCCCTTGACAAAGCCTCAAAACCAGAGTTACTTCGTGCTCTGGAGTTTTCTTTAGGCTCTTCTTTTAGCTCTGACTCAATTTGCCCCACCCCAAATCCTTTAATCATTGTTATAAGTGGTCCAAGTGGGGTAGGCAAAGATGCAGTCATCAAAAGACTCAGAGAAGTCAGAGaaaatcttcattttgttGTTACTGCTACAAGTAGAGGAATGAGGCCTGGTGAAGTTAATGGCAAGGATTATTATTTTGTATCAAAGGAAGAGTTTTTGTCGATGGTTGAAAAAGATGAGCTTTTGGAGTATGCTTTAGTTTATGGTGATTATAAAGGAATACCCAAGAAGCAGATAAGGGAGTTTATGGCAAAAGGGTGTGATATTGTGTTGAGGGTGGATATTCAAGGGGCCGAAACATTGAGGAAGATTCTTGGGGATTCTGGGgtgtttatatttttggtGGCTGAGAGTGAGTTGGCTCTTGTGGAGAGGCTTATTGAGAGGAAGACTGAGAGTAAGGAGGAATTGCTGGTGAGGATTGCTACTGCCAGAGAAGAGGTGAAGTATGTTAATAGATTTGATTATGTTGTAGTGAATGCTCAAGGTAAGCTTGAGGAGGCTGTGAATTTGGTGGGGTCTATCATTGATGCTGAGAGGGCTAAGGTTTGCCAGAGGAGTCCGTTCATTTGA